Proteins from one Desulfovibrio intestinalis genomic window:
- a CDS encoding BMC domain-containing protein, translating to MMTDALGMIETRGLVGAVEAADAMVKAANVTLIGREQVGSGLVTVMVRGDVGAVKAATDAGAAAASRVGDLVSVHVIPRPHEEVEMILPKCK from the coding sequence ATGATGACTGACGCTTTGGGTATGATTGAAACCCGTGGTCTGGTGGGCGCTGTGGAAGCTGCTGACGCTATGGTGAAAGCTGCCAACGTAACCCTGATTGGCCGCGAACAGGTTGGCTCCGGTCTTGTGACCGTTATGGTGCGCGGCGACGTGGGCGCTGTGAAGGCCGCTACCGACGCTGGCGCTGCTGCCGCTTCGCGCGTGGGCGACCTTGTGAGCGTGCACGTGATTCCCCGCCCTCACGAAGAAGTGGAAATGATTCTGCCCAAATGCAAATAA
- a CDS encoding 4Fe-4S dicluster domain-containing protein codes for MGKAIVDAIRQAGVVGAGGAGLPTHVKADASAQTVLVNGASCEPLLMSDPYLMEEQVEGMLRGLEAMMDCTGASKGIVCLKGKHAAAMKSVREAVARRGSRFEAFELGDFYPAGDEQVMVYEALGGIVPERGIPLQIGAVVSNVESLYNIAHALDGKPVTHRYLTVGCEVARPMVVRVPVGTRVSEVLNFAGGPTISEYRVVDGGPMMGRVLPSADEPVTKTTSGLLVLPPDHNVVARKVMDPRALKRLTNTVCCQCSQCTDLCPRSLLGHSLHPHKLMRVLDGQTVNSPIAKEALLCSECGICEKFACPMGISPREVNAMLKKELMQAGVKWEYDGRPLAASRFRDERRIPTSSLVRRLGLAGYEAHPPFAGDFEPSEVRIPLRQHIGAPAIAVVSVGQSVNVGDLIGEIPEGAMGARIHASIKGTVSAIENGIITIKA; via the coding sequence ATGGGAAAAGCAATTGTTGACGCCATACGCCAGGCTGGCGTTGTTGGCGCAGGCGGGGCGGGACTGCCCACCCATGTGAAGGCCGACGCCTCGGCGCAAACTGTGCTGGTTAACGGTGCAAGCTGCGAACCGCTGCTCATGAGCGACCCCTACCTGATGGAAGAACAGGTAGAAGGTATGCTGCGCGGCCTTGAAGCCATGATGGACTGCACTGGCGCAAGCAAGGGCATTGTCTGTCTCAAGGGCAAGCACGCCGCAGCAATGAAAAGCGTTCGCGAAGCCGTGGCCCGCCGCGGCAGCCGTTTTGAAGCTTTTGAACTGGGCGATTTTTATCCTGCCGGCGACGAACAGGTGATGGTGTACGAAGCGCTGGGCGGCATTGTGCCTGAACGCGGCATTCCCCTGCAAATCGGGGCCGTGGTCAGCAATGTGGAAAGCCTTTACAACATCGCCCACGCGCTGGACGGCAAGCCCGTGACGCACCGTTACCTTACCGTAGGCTGCGAAGTGGCCCGCCCCATGGTTGTTCGCGTGCCTGTGGGTACGCGCGTTTCCGAAGTGCTCAATTTTGCGGGCGGCCCAACCATCAGCGAATACCGCGTGGTGGACGGCGGCCCCATGATGGGCCGCGTGCTGCCCAGTGCAGACGAGCCTGTCACCAAGACCACAAGCGGTCTTCTTGTGCTGCCGCCCGACCACAATGTGGTGGCCCGCAAGGTTATGGATCCCCGGGCGCTCAAGCGCCTTACCAATACGGTGTGCTGTCAGTGCTCGCAGTGTACGGACCTCTGCCCGCGCAGCCTGCTCGGGCACAGCCTGCACCCGCACAAACTCATGCGCGTGCTGGACGGCCAGACCGTCAACAGCCCCATTGCCAAGGAAGCGTTGCTTTGCTCCGAATGCGGCATCTGCGAAAAATTCGCTTGCCCCATGGGCATTTCGCCGCGTGAAGTCAATGCCATGCTGAAGAAAGAACTCATGCAGGCTGGCGTTAAGTGGGAATACGACGGCCGTCCTTTGGCCGCTTCACGCTTCCGCGATGAAAGGCGCATCCCCACCAGCAGCCTTGTACGCCGCCTTGGTCTTGCGGGCTACGAAGCTCACCCGCCTTTTGCGGGCGACTTTGAGCCTTCTGAAGTGCGCATTCCCCTGCGCCAGCACATCGGCGCACCCGCCATTGCCGTGGTGAGCGTGGGCCAGAGCGTCAATGTGGGCGATCTTATCGGCGAAATTCCCGAAGGGGCCATGGGTGCGCGTATTCACGCCAGCATCAAGGGCACCGTCAGCGCCATTGAAAACGGCATCATCACTATCAAGGCCTGA
- a CDS encoding BMC domain-containing protein yields the protein MDTLGIVDSRSIAAGAEITDAMLKAAPVALIRASVICAGRLIILVEGDREAVETSVRAAEATGFHLAGRYVISPVSPQVQAALRRQPAQLAGRAMAVVECRNAADGIMAADIAVKKADVSLMRLVMGQGIGGKSYFVLTGDVASVREAAQAAADALGKSLQQMVVIPQPDAELIKAFTGASH from the coding sequence ATGGATACTCTTGGCATTGTGGACAGCCGCAGCATCGCCGCCGGGGCCGAAATTACCGACGCCATGCTCAAGGCTGCGCCCGTTGCCCTTATACGGGCATCGGTGATCTGCGCCGGACGCCTGATCATTCTGGTGGAAGGCGACCGCGAAGCTGTGGAAACTTCTGTGCGCGCCGCCGAGGCCACGGGCTTTCATCTGGCCGGGCGCTACGTCATTTCCCCTGTTTCGCCCCAGGTGCAGGCAGCCCTGCGCCGCCAGCCCGCACAGCTCGCTGGCAGGGCCATGGCTGTGGTGGAATGCCGCAATGCCGCCGACGGCATTATGGCCGCTGACATAGCCGTTAAAAAGGCCGACGTCAGCCTGATGCGCCTTGTCATGGGCCAGGGCATTGGCGGCAAATCGTATTTTGTGCTTACGGGCGATGTGGCCTCTGTGCGCGAAGCTGCGCAAGCCGCCGCCGACGCGCTGGGCAAGAGCCTGCAACAGATGGTGGTCATACCCCAGCCCGATGCGGAACTTATTAAGGCATTTACAGGCGCGTCCCACTAG
- a CDS encoding phosphate propanoyltransferase: MNTQMNEQVLKDILAGVVRKVLTQECASAPAATMNAGPIPVEISARHAHLSVSDAMTLFGEALRPDRPLSQPGQFLSTGRVRLIGPKGVMDNVAVLGPARSTSQVEISRTDARALGINPPVRQSGDINGTPGIILASATGIVGLECGVIVASRHIHMHSDDARRFGLKDKDMVDVRLETERPMILENVLVRVSDDFKLAMHIDADEGNSSGWKPGTNGTIIGMSRG; the protein is encoded by the coding sequence ATGAATACGCAGATGAACGAGCAAGTCCTTAAAGATATTCTGGCTGGTGTGGTGCGCAAGGTGCTGACTCAGGAATGTGCAAGCGCCCCTGCCGCCACGATGAACGCCGGGCCTATTCCGGTAGAAATTTCCGCCCGTCACGCCCATTTGAGCGTGAGCGACGCCATGACACTTTTTGGTGAAGCCCTGCGCCCCGACAGGCCGCTTTCGCAGCCTGGGCAGTTTTTGAGCACCGGGCGCGTGCGCCTTATCGGACCCAAGGGCGTTATGGATAACGTGGCCGTACTCGGCCCCGCCCGCAGCACTTCGCAGGTTGAAATTTCCCGCACGGACGCTCGCGCCCTGGGTATCAACCCGCCTGTGCGCCAGAGTGGCGACATCAATGGCACGCCGGGCATCATCCTGGCTTCCGCCACGGGCATTGTAGGGTTGGAATGCGGCGTTATAGTGGCTTCGCGCCACATCCACATGCATTCGGACGACGCCCGCCGCTTTGGCCTCAAAGACAAAGATATGGTCGATGTGCGCCTTGAAACCGAACGTCCCATGATTCTGGAAAACGTGCTGGTGCGTGTCAGCGACGACTTCAAGCTGGCCATGCACATTGATGCCGACGAAGGCAACAGCTCCGGCTGGAAGCCCGGCACCAACGGAACCATCATCGGAATGAGCAGAGGCTAG
- a CDS encoding iron-containing alcohol dehydrogenase, whose translation MTQFYGKTKICYGPYALETLESFPASHAFVVTDPFMVKSGFANQAVSHLKRKGITFDIFSGVEPDPTLQAVVEATGIFLRSKADMILALGGGSAIDMAKAISYFGRKADENRKTLLVAIPTTSGTGSEVTSIAVITDKVNAVKIPLNDELLIPDAAILDARFTRTVPPQVTASTGMDVLTHAVEAYTSRHSNVFTAIYAERAIRNVFSYLHRAYAQGDDMIARDNMLIGSCMAGLAFTNSGLGITHSMAHSLGGLFHIPHGLANAVLLPVVIDFNSFDAGVKYREIAEMVGLPAATVEEGTRNLVSAVRDLNASMGIPAHVRELKVNESEYRKSLDTMAANALEDICTESNPRMPSHDDIVKLLESVW comes from the coding sequence GTGACCCAGTTTTACGGAAAAACAAAGATCTGCTACGGCCCTTACGCACTGGAAACTCTTGAGAGTTTTCCCGCAAGTCACGCCTTTGTGGTAACCGACCCCTTCATGGTCAAGAGCGGCTTTGCCAATCAGGCGGTAAGCCACCTGAAGCGCAAGGGCATCACATTTGACATTTTTTCAGGTGTGGAGCCCGACCCCACCCTGCAAGCCGTGGTGGAAGCCACGGGGATCTTCCTGCGCAGCAAGGCCGACATGATTCTCGCCCTTGGCGGCGGCTCTGCCATTGATATGGCCAAGGCCATCTCCTACTTTGGCCGCAAGGCCGACGAGAACAGAAAGACCCTGTTGGTGGCCATTCCCACCACCAGCGGCACTGGCTCGGAAGTGACCTCCATCGCCGTTATCACCGACAAGGTAAACGCGGTCAAAATTCCGCTTAACGACGAACTGCTCATTCCCGATGCCGCCATTCTTGACGCGCGCTTTACCCGCACGGTGCCGCCCCAGGTGACGGCCTCCACGGGTATGGACGTGCTCACCCACGCGGTTGAGGCCTATACCTCCCGCCACAGCAACGTTTTTACGGCCATCTATGCCGAACGGGCCATCCGCAACGTCTTTTCCTACCTGCACCGCGCCTACGCGCAGGGCGACGACATGATTGCCAGAGACAACATGCTCATCGGCTCGTGCATGGCTGGCCTTGCCTTTACCAACAGCGGTCTTGGTATCACGCACAGCATGGCCCACAGCCTGGGCGGCCTGTTCCATATTCCCCACGGCTTGGCCAATGCCGTTCTGCTGCCTGTGGTCATTGATTTCAACAGCTTTGACGCTGGCGTGAAGTACCGTGAAATCGCCGAAATGGTCGGCCTGCCCGCCGCCACGGTGGAAGAAGGCACAAGAAACCTTGTGAGCGCTGTGCGCGACCTCAATGCCTCAATGGGTATTCCGGCCCATGTGCGCGAACTCAAGGTCAATGAAAGCGAATACCGCAAGAGCCTGGACACTATGGCGGCCAACGCGCTTGAAGACATCTGCACTGAAAGTAATCCGCGCATGCCCTCACATGACGACATCGTCAAGCTGCTGGAAAGTGTTTGGTAA
- a CDS encoding BMC domain-containing protein: MEETKQRIIQEYVPGRQITLAHLIASPQKGIYLKLGLDDACATAIGILTITPCEGVIIAADIATKAANVDIGFLDRFGGSLLITGDVASVEASLREVLRYFGDVLRYDLTEMTKS; this comes from the coding sequence ATGGAAGAAACCAAGCAACGGATCATACAAGAGTATGTGCCGGGCAGACAGATCACTCTGGCCCACCTTATCGCCAGCCCGCAAAAAGGCATCTACCTCAAGCTGGGGTTGGACGACGCATGCGCCACTGCCATCGGCATACTGACCATTACCCCCTGCGAAGGCGTCATTATTGCGGCTGACATCGCCACCAAGGCCGCCAACGTGGACATAGGCTTTCTGGACCGTTTTGGCGGCTCCCTGCTTATCACGGGCGACGTGGCCAGCGTTGAGGCGTCCCTGCGCGAAGTTTTGCGCTATTTTGGCGATGTGCTGCGCTACGACCTTACCGAAATGACCAAGTCGTGA
- a CDS encoding EutN/CcmL family microcompartment protein — translation MLIGIVVGNVWATRKEDSLNGLKLMVVQRLDLAHNKLAESFVAVDCVGAGIGERVLITTGSSARKALYNQESPVDAAIVGILDQEEMMGKKPESD, via the coding sequence ATGCTTATAGGCATTGTTGTCGGTAACGTCTGGGCTACCCGCAAGGAAGATTCCCTCAACGGGCTGAAGCTCATGGTCGTGCAGCGGCTTGATCTTGCCCACAACAAGCTGGCTGAAAGCTTTGTGGCGGTTGACTGTGTAGGCGCGGGCATTGGCGAGCGGGTGCTCATCACCACTGGCAGCTCTGCCCGCAAGGCACTCTACAATCAGGAATCCCCCGTGGACGCCGCCATTGTCGGCATTCTCGACCAGGAAGAGATGATGGGCAAAAAGCCGGAGAGCGACTAG
- a CDS encoding EutP/PduV family microcompartment system protein codes for MRRIMLLGERGAGRRSLARALGHAPAFMPQPMAVEFAGRFVIPPPEFLENRRFYRALITVSMDCGTLLFVQDATRRTSAFPPGFARIFNRHVAGIITKTDMPEASIERATRFLNNAGLQNIYALSAVSGEGMDTLRQKEPTLFV; via the coding sequence ATGCGCCGTATCATGCTTTTGGGCGAAAGGGGCGCGGGCAGGAGAAGTCTTGCCCGCGCCCTCGGTCATGCGCCAGCCTTTATGCCGCAGCCTATGGCAGTGGAGTTCGCCGGGCGCTTTGTCATTCCGCCCCCGGAATTTTTGGAAAACAGACGCTTTTACCGCGCCCTTATTACCGTTTCTATGGATTGCGGCACCCTGCTTTTCGTTCAGGACGCCACACGGCGCACCTCGGCCTTTCCTCCCGGCTTTGCCCGTATTTTCAATCGGCATGTGGCGGGCATCATCACCAAGACTGACATGCCCGAAGCTTCCATTGAACGCGCCACACGCTTTCTTAACAACGCGGGGCTACAGAATATTTACGCCCTCAGCGCCGTCAGCGGCGAGGGGATGGACACTCTGCGCCAGAAAGAACCCACGCTGTTCGTCTAG
- the eutJ gene encoding ethanolamine utilization protein EutJ, which translates to MDFTAADKLMDTLEKCRRKPRKVTPSEPLYVGVDLGTAYIVVVAVNAKKQPVACAMRFAQVVKDGLIVDYTGGLRIVRELTQELEEKLGRKLEKAAIAVPPGTSERDCATHRHVAEGAGYQVTALLDEPTAANSVLNVRDGAIVDIGGGTTGIAVLEDGKVVYVADEATGGTHVSLVLAGNYDISFEEAEDLKKDKARQKEILPVVRPVIEKMGSIIHRHVQGRNVSALYLVGGTCCLPGMEEVIQKYTGVPTFKPANPFLVTPLGIALNCTD; encoded by the coding sequence ATGGACTTTACCGCCGCTGACAAGCTTATGGATACCCTTGAGAAGTGCCGCAGGAAGCCCCGCAAGGTCACACCTTCGGAGCCGCTCTATGTAGGCGTGGACCTCGGCACGGCCTATATTGTCGTGGTGGCGGTCAATGCCAAAAAACAGCCTGTGGCGTGCGCCATGCGCTTTGCCCAGGTGGTCAAGGACGGCCTTATCGTCGACTACACGGGCGGCCTGCGCATTGTGCGCGAGCTTACACAGGAACTGGAAGAAAAACTGGGCCGCAAGCTTGAAAAAGCTGCTATCGCCGTGCCCCCCGGCACCAGCGAGCGCGACTGCGCCACCCACCGCCATGTGGCGGAAGGCGCGGGCTATCAGGTTACAGCCCTGCTGGACGAGCCCACGGCGGCCAACAGCGTGCTTAACGTGCGCGACGGGGCCATTGTGGACATCGGCGGCGGCACCACAGGCATTGCGGTGCTTGAAGACGGCAAGGTCGTCTATGTGGCTGACGAGGCCACTGGCGGCACCCATGTGAGCCTTGTGCTGGCAGGCAACTACGACATCAGTTTTGAAGAGGCTGAAGACCTGAAAAAGGACAAGGCCCGGCAAAAAGAAATCCTGCCCGTGGTGCGGCCCGTCATTGAAAAGATGGGGTCCATCATCCACAGGCATGTGCAGGGGCGCAACGTGTCGGCCCTCTACCTGGTCGGCGGCACCTGCTGCCTGCCCGGTATGGAAGAGGTCATTCAGAAGTACACTGGCGTGCCCACGTTCAAACCTGCCAACCCGTTTCTGGTGACGCCCCTGGGCATCGCCCTCAACTGCACGGACTAG
- a CDS encoding BMC domain-containing protein encodes MKLRTIGCVELNSIGMGMQTADEMVKAANVELVLAKTTCPGRYLIIVTGDTGAVTSSVNTGLTLGADLVVDSFIIPNVHEDVIPAMNGTAIQGRINAIGVIETYTAASCVLAADGAAKAGDVRLLDLRLSAGLGGKAFVVMTGEVSAVQSSVDAGVANVTEGGPVVSKIVIPSPSEDLKKHLL; translated from the coding sequence ATGAAATTACGGACTATCGGCTGTGTTGAACTGAACAGCATCGGCATGGGCATGCAGACGGCGGACGAAATGGTCAAGGCCGCCAATGTGGAACTGGTTTTGGCCAAAACCACCTGCCCCGGCAGATACCTTATTATCGTCACTGGCGACACCGGAGCCGTCACCAGCTCTGTGAACACCGGCCTTACGCTGGGTGCGGATCTGGTGGTGGACAGCTTCATCATCCCCAATGTGCATGAAGACGTGATTCCGGCAATGAACGGCACCGCCATACAGGGACGCATCAACGCCATCGGCGTTATCGAGACCTACACGGCTGCCTCATGTGTGCTGGCTGCCGACGGAGCGGCCAAGGCTGGCGACGTTCGCCTGCTTGACCTGCGGCTTTCCGCTGGTCTTGGCGGCAAGGCCTTTGTGGTCATGACGGGCGAAGTCAGCGCTGTGCAGTCCTCGGTGGACGCCGGGGTGGCCAATGTTACCGAAGGCGGCCCCGTGGTCAGCAAAATCGTTATTCCCTCGCCCAGCGAGGATCTGAAGAAACACCTGCTGTAG